A genomic segment from Polyangium mundeleinium encodes:
- the rsmG gene encoding 16S rRNA (guanine(527)-N(7))-methyltransferase RsmG, whose amino-acid sequence MTTAARPPLPLPNSTPLAPPDGFDTRLAEIGVRLDEPVLAQLGDYLARLLAMNEQMNLTAIKDPIEAWEKHALDALTLLPLLGDVGAGSRLVDIGSGGGLPGIPIAIARPDLQVTLVDATQKKTAFLSAVAAALGLTNVEARAGRAEQLGAGELRGGFDVVTARAVARLNQLVPLTAPFAKPGGLVLLVKGQRADEELAEAKRVLVEQGTTHEKTVATPTGRIVVLRRGSGEARRKGKR is encoded by the coding sequence GTGACCACGGCCGCCCGCCCTCCGCTCCCGCTCCCGAACTCCACGCCCCTCGCGCCTCCCGACGGCTTCGACACGCGCCTCGCGGAGATCGGCGTTCGCCTCGACGAGCCCGTCCTCGCGCAGCTCGGCGACTACCTCGCGCGGCTGCTCGCGATGAACGAGCAGATGAACCTCACCGCGATCAAAGATCCGATCGAAGCCTGGGAGAAACACGCGCTCGACGCGCTCACGCTCCTGCCCTTGCTCGGGGACGTCGGCGCGGGATCACGGCTCGTCGATATCGGCTCGGGCGGCGGATTGCCCGGCATTCCGATCGCGATCGCCCGGCCCGATCTCCAGGTCACGCTGGTCGATGCGACGCAGAAAAAAACGGCGTTTCTCTCGGCCGTCGCAGCCGCGCTCGGCCTCACGAACGTGGAGGCGCGCGCCGGGCGGGCCGAGCAGCTCGGGGCCGGGGAGCTTCGCGGGGGGTTCGACGTCGTGACCGCGCGCGCCGTGGCGCGACTCAACCAGCTCGTGCCGCTCACCGCGCCGTTCGCGAAGCCGGGCGGGCTCGTGCTCCTCGTGAAGGGCCAGCGCGCCGACGAGGAGCTCGCCGAGGCCAAGCGCGTGCTCGTCGAGCAAGGCACGACCCACGAGAAGACGGTCGCGACGCCGACGGGGCGGATCGTCGTGCTCCGGCGAGGATCGGGCGAGGCGCGGCGCAAGGGAAAGCGGTGA
- a CDS encoding MYXO-CTERM sorting domain-containing protein, with translation MRRTPLFASSLALVLATSTADALVTEPNGLVVPLDSANGEVQLYTMFQNLNDPVDWKADAHTTPNAFSPLCGFTARFVLNEAGSHFGLAWYNETGQKPQPADLHVLVPPNSPVGTMFNGTSIKNDPGYAGGLVGFALVGGETHYTNPAYNNLCSACNPAAPWVTAMIYASKTTPNAYYIAFEDGSTSASGWNNDGDFNDDVYFLTGITCSGGGQPCETGNPGVCAAGVTQCTSNGVVCQQLTQPTGESCNGIDDDCNGPVDEGDICPSGFVCDKGTCVESCKGGEFDCLPNQACNSSGYCVDAACKDVSCEAGKVCVGGTCRGPCDDVTCPFPQVCRVGACVDPCAGVTCESGQVCDGGVCVTRCDCLPCAGGKACETMSGLCVDAACIGVTCDAGTHCAGGMCVDDCMGAACPTGQTCMAGQCVDNPSSSDASSSSSGIFGTGGEGGAAGSGGMGGTAGSGGSGGPGGPDLSGSEGSCGCRVVGDDDTSGAAWAALAMMGLAAMRRRRAR, from the coding sequence ATGCGCCGCACACCGCTTTTTGCTTCCTCCCTCGCTCTCGTCCTCGCAACCAGCACCGCCGACGCGCTCGTTACAGAGCCGAACGGCCTTGTCGTGCCGCTCGATTCGGCCAACGGCGAGGTCCAGCTCTACACCATGTTCCAGAACTTGAACGATCCCGTCGACTGGAAGGCCGACGCGCATACCACGCCGAACGCGTTCTCGCCGCTGTGCGGCTTCACCGCGAGGTTCGTGCTGAACGAGGCCGGCTCGCACTTCGGCCTCGCCTGGTACAACGAGACCGGGCAGAAGCCGCAGCCTGCGGATCTGCACGTCCTCGTGCCGCCGAACTCGCCGGTCGGCACCATGTTCAACGGCACGTCGATCAAGAACGATCCGGGCTACGCCGGCGGGCTCGTCGGTTTCGCGCTCGTGGGCGGCGAGACGCACTACACGAACCCGGCGTACAACAACCTCTGCTCGGCCTGCAACCCGGCGGCGCCGTGGGTCACGGCGATGATTTACGCCTCGAAGACCACGCCGAACGCCTATTACATCGCCTTCGAGGACGGGTCGACAAGCGCGTCGGGCTGGAACAACGACGGCGATTTCAACGACGACGTCTATTTCCTCACCGGCATCACCTGTTCCGGCGGCGGCCAGCCTTGCGAGACGGGCAATCCAGGCGTCTGCGCGGCGGGCGTGACGCAATGCACCTCGAACGGCGTCGTGTGCCAGCAGCTCACGCAGCCGACGGGCGAGAGCTGCAACGGGATCGACGACGATTGCAACGGGCCGGTCGACGAGGGGGACATCTGCCCGAGCGGGTTCGTTTGCGACAAGGGCACCTGCGTGGAGAGTTGCAAGGGCGGCGAATTCGACTGTCTGCCCAACCAGGCCTGCAACAGCAGCGGCTATTGCGTCGATGCCGCGTGCAAGGACGTGTCGTGCGAGGCCGGCAAGGTCTGCGTCGGCGGCACCTGCAGGGGCCCGTGTGACGACGTCACGTGTCCGTTCCCGCAGGTTTGTCGCGTGGGCGCGTGTGTCGATCCGTGCGCCGGGGTGACGTGCGAGAGTGGCCAGGTCTGCGACGGCGGCGTGTGCGTCACGCGCTGCGATTGTCTGCCCTGCGCCGGCGGCAAGGCGTGCGAGACGATGAGCGGCCTCTGCGTGGACGCGGCGTGCATTGGCGTGACGTGCGACGCGGGGACGCATTGCGCGGGCGGGATGTGCGTGGACGATTGCATGGGCGCCGCGTGCCCGACGGGCCAGACGTGCATGGCGGGGCAATGCGTGGACAATCCGAGCAGCTCGGACGCGAGCAGCAGCTCGTCGGGGATCTTCGGCACCGGCGGCGAGGGAGGCGCGGCGGGGAGTGGCGGGATGGGCGGTACGGCAGGGAGCGGCGGGAGTGGTGGTCCCGGCGGCCCCGACCTGAGCGGCAGCGAGGGATCGTGCGGATGCCGGGTGGTGGGAGACGACGATACGTCGGGTGCCGCGTGGGCGGCGCTGGCGATGATGGGGCTCGCGGCGATGCGGCGGCGGCGAGCGCGCTGA
- a CDS encoding cupin domain-containing protein, with the protein MSDPAPPLPPLLATFDEALATLGRQDDPRFTVVMRHGSMSVELYAPRGVDPQSPHGQDELYVVARGTGRFVCGDREVRFSPGDVLFVPAGATHRFIDFSVDLAVWVLFYGPRGGESPGAT; encoded by the coding sequence ATGTCCGATCCGGCCCCTCCGCTTCCGCCGCTCCTCGCCACGTTCGACGAGGCGCTCGCGACGCTCGGGCGGCAGGACGATCCACGCTTCACGGTCGTCATGCGCCACGGCTCGATGTCGGTCGAGCTGTATGCGCCACGGGGCGTCGACCCGCAGTCGCCGCATGGGCAGGACGAGCTTTACGTCGTGGCGCGGGGGACCGGGCGCTTCGTCTGCGGCGATCGCGAGGTTCGGTTCTCTCCCGGCGACGTGCTGTTCGTCCCTGCGGGGGCGACGCATCGATTCATCGATTTCTCGGTCGACCTCGCCGTATGGGTCCTTTTTTATGGTCCGAGGGGCGGCGAGTCGCCCGGCGCGACGTGA
- a CDS encoding PAS domain S-box protein translates to MLGALTREAPMGIVGLDTKGTIVAWNPEAERIFGYIGVEVIGKTIRDLLGPETDADPGALVSQLDTTSPQSFTAPCVRKDGARFHCEWLFRALHDEKGELLGRAAFIRDTTSETEARAALAAERSFLRRMLDNTPLVLWSTDKNGIFTLSDGAGLRALGFAPGEVVGMSAFEVYRDVTEIVAAIRAALAGTFSTTLAVTNGTVWECRYIPITHEDGGPVEGVLGVALDVTERVEAERTLRQQLDLIAQQEGAIRTLSTPIVRVWEGVLALPLVGTIDGARAERILATLLDAVVNDQAHYVILDMTGIGEVDATTADHLFKVLRALGLLGATALVTGVNPGVATALVGLGVDLGSVVTLGNLEEALRYVMKRRAGKPRRAPAPSNHRV, encoded by the coding sequence TTGCTGGGTGCGCTCACGCGCGAGGCGCCGATGGGCATCGTCGGTCTCGACACGAAGGGCACCATCGTCGCGTGGAACCCCGAGGCCGAACGGATCTTCGGGTACATCGGGGTCGAGGTCATCGGAAAGACGATACGCGATCTCCTCGGCCCCGAGACCGACGCGGACCCGGGCGCGCTCGTCTCGCAGCTCGACACCACGAGCCCGCAATCGTTCACGGCCCCGTGTGTCCGGAAAGACGGCGCGCGTTTCCATTGCGAATGGCTTTTCCGCGCCCTGCACGACGAAAAGGGCGAGCTCCTCGGCCGCGCCGCTTTCATTCGCGACACGACCTCGGAGACCGAGGCGCGCGCCGCGCTCGCCGCCGAGCGCAGCTTCCTGCGGCGCATGCTCGACAACACCCCGCTCGTGCTCTGGTCGACCGACAAGAACGGCATTTTCACGCTGTCCGACGGCGCTGGGCTCCGCGCGCTCGGCTTCGCGCCCGGCGAGGTCGTCGGCATGAGTGCATTCGAGGTCTACCGAGACGTCACCGAAATCGTCGCCGCGATCCGCGCCGCCCTCGCCGGCACCTTTTCAACGACCCTCGCCGTGACGAACGGCACCGTATGGGAATGCCGATACATCCCGATCACCCACGAGGACGGCGGCCCCGTGGAGGGCGTGCTCGGCGTCGCGCTGGACGTCACCGAGCGCGTCGAGGCCGAACGCACGCTCCGCCAGCAGCTCGACCTCATCGCGCAGCAAGAGGGCGCGATCCGCACGCTCTCCACGCCGATCGTGCGCGTATGGGAGGGCGTGCTCGCGCTGCCGCTCGTCGGGACCATCGATGGGGCGCGCGCCGAGCGGATCCTCGCCACCTTGCTCGACGCGGTCGTGAATGACCAAGCGCATTACGTGATCCTCGACATGACGGGCATCGGCGAGGTCGATGCGACGACCGCCGATCACCTCTTCAAGGTGTTACGCGCGCTCGGGCTGCTCGGCGCGACGGCGCTCGTGACGGGCGTCAATCCCGGGGTGGCCACGGCGCTCGTCGGCCTCGGCGTGGACCTCGGGAGTGTCGTGACGCTCGGGAATCTGGAGGAGGCCCTCCGGTACGTCATGAAGCGCCGCGCCGGCAAGCCGCGCCGCGCCCCGGCCCCTTCCAACCACCGGGTTTGA
- a CDS encoding Rab family GTPase, which translates to MSTLAKRKVCLLGATGVGKTSLVMRFVRSIFSEQYQTTIGTRIETKHIPYGDHEIVLVLWDLSGEDEFQRVRLSYLRGAAGYLLVADGTRRATVETAMALHHAAAEMLGDVPRVLVLNKADLRAFWELDDASERELAARWPVFETSAKTGAGVEEAFRALGRALLQR; encoded by the coding sequence ATGAGCACGCTCGCGAAGCGCAAGGTGTGCCTGCTCGGCGCCACGGGCGTCGGCAAGACGAGCCTCGTCATGCGCTTCGTCCGCAGCATCTTTTCCGAGCAGTACCAGACCACGATCGGGACGCGGATCGAGACGAAGCACATCCCCTACGGCGATCACGAGATCGTCCTGGTCCTGTGGGATCTGAGCGGCGAGGACGAGTTCCAGCGCGTCCGTCTCTCGTACCTGCGCGGCGCCGCCGGCTACCTCCTCGTCGCCGACGGGACCCGCCGCGCCACGGTGGAGACCGCGATGGCCCTCCACCACGCCGCCGCGGAGATGCTCGGCGACGTCCCGCGTGTCCTCGTGCTGAACAAGGCCGATCTGCGCGCCTTTTGGGAGCTCGACGACGCCTCCGAGCGGGAGCTCGCCGCGCGCTGGCCCGTCTTCGAGACCAGCGCCAAGACCGGCGCGGGCGTCGAAGAGGCCTTCCGCGCGCTCGGCCGCGCGCTCCTCCAGCGCTGA
- a CDS encoding sensor histidine kinase, protein METSIASSILASLGKVVLERQPDGTFLQRGDAPAWFARRRPGVLRGDTPIRVESLFPFLEVFLPEAESVWQGGGPTRLDSDVWCETAEGGEELPLEATALLVGPSRLLVITRCDELFHERRLVLQRARELRITYDALAREIEQKDILMHCIVHDLASPLQTILGVLSSLDERDPPGEDGVLLDAALDAALRQRAMIREILTVFASEHGGLDATHEEAVVCDLRAVIRRVVAEHERRARGRNVRIERDEPPPGSLVVADEPRLVRVLVNLLDNAVRHSPVGGHVRVRVREDDTSLEVSVEDEGPGVLPSHAARLFERFGRGIGPEAGTGLGLYFCRITVERWGGSIGYATSPEGGARFWFRLHKAATSTGARAA, encoded by the coding sequence ATGGAGACCTCGATCGCAAGCTCGATCCTCGCGTCCCTCGGGAAGGTCGTCCTCGAACGCCAGCCGGACGGGACGTTCTTGCAACGCGGCGACGCGCCCGCCTGGTTCGCGCGCCGGAGGCCGGGCGTCCTCCGCGGGGACACGCCCATCCGCGTGGAGAGCCTGTTTCCATTCCTCGAGGTCTTCCTGCCCGAGGCGGAGTCCGTCTGGCAGGGCGGAGGCCCGACGCGGCTCGACTCCGACGTCTGGTGCGAGACGGCCGAAGGCGGCGAGGAGCTGCCCCTCGAAGCGACCGCGCTCCTCGTGGGCCCCTCGCGCCTGCTCGTGATCACCCGCTGCGACGAGCTCTTCCACGAGCGACGCCTGGTCCTGCAGCGCGCCCGCGAGCTGCGCATCACCTACGACGCGCTCGCCCGCGAGATCGAGCAGAAGGACATCCTCATGCATTGCATCGTCCACGACCTCGCGAGCCCGCTCCAGACGATCCTCGGCGTGCTCTCGTCCCTCGACGAGCGTGATCCGCCCGGCGAGGACGGCGTCCTGCTCGACGCCGCGCTCGACGCCGCGCTCCGGCAGCGCGCGATGATCCGCGAGATCCTGACCGTGTTCGCCTCGGAGCACGGCGGCCTCGACGCCACGCACGAGGAGGCCGTGGTGTGTGATCTGCGCGCCGTGATCCGCCGTGTCGTGGCCGAGCACGAGCGGAGAGCGCGCGGCCGGAACGTGCGGATCGAGCGGGACGAGCCGCCGCCGGGCAGCCTCGTCGTCGCGGACGAACCCCGGCTCGTGCGGGTCCTCGTGAACCTGCTCGACAACGCCGTCCGCCACAGCCCGGTCGGGGGCCACGTGCGCGTGCGCGTGCGCGAGGACGACACGAGCCTCGAGGTGAGCGTCGAGGACGAGGGGCCGGGCGTTCTGCCCTCGCACGCGGCGCGGCTGTTCGAGCGGTTTGGCCGGGGGATCGGGCCCGAGGCGGGCACGGGGCTCGGGCTTTACTTCTGCCGCATCACCGTCGAGCGCTGGGGCGGCTCGATCGGGTACGCCACGTCTCCCGAGGGAGGCGCCCGGTTCTGGTTCCGCCTCCACAAGGCCGCCACCTCGACAGGGGCCAGGGCGGCGTGA
- a CDS encoding MarR family winged helix-turn-helix transcriptional regulator, whose translation MSAYHLTFFFDLNRAHATVIRRFDGSLGGVHGIGLNDLHLLQVLDQAPERRLRRIDLAQQLGVTASGVTWMLRPLAQRGLVTSQPSEEDGRVTFAVLTPAGRQLLADAVPTARRIAADLLGPEVNKEELTRGAAVITRLG comes from the coding sequence ATGTCGGCGTATCATCTGACGTTCTTTTTCGACTTGAACCGGGCGCACGCGACCGTGATCCGCCGCTTCGACGGCTCGCTCGGCGGGGTGCACGGCATCGGCCTCAACGACCTGCACCTGCTCCAGGTGCTCGACCAGGCGCCCGAGCGCCGGCTTCGGCGGATCGATCTGGCCCAGCAGCTCGGCGTGACGGCCTCGGGCGTGACGTGGATGTTGCGTCCGCTGGCGCAGCGCGGGCTCGTCACGAGCCAGCCGAGCGAAGAGGACGGACGTGTCACGTTCGCGGTACTCACCCCAGCGGGGCGCCAGCTCCTCGCGGACGCCGTGCCGACGGCGCGACGGATTGCGGCGGATCTTTTGGGCCCGGAGGTAAACAAAGAGGAGCTCACGAGGGGCGCGGCGGTGATCACGCGGCTCGGTTGA
- a CDS encoding response regulator, producing MAKLLIVDDDDETRLWMASALADVGHEVRTSPGSRDALRMLSTWKPDLALLDVLMPEMDGFALNRMLRGHGIPTVFVTVVKREAEAILHGVSGYVEKPVTAGELRAMVARVLGGDTGGAILLVEDDAFLRHVYRSVLEPRFQVLEAENGREALSLLGSHAVALVITDIHMPVMNGVELVRAIRSDARIRDVPVVVQSCDTSSVRSPIWSGLHVSSVMPKENFIGWLIGQIEEQLSVVAARSA from the coding sequence ATGGCGAAGCTCCTGATCGTGGACGACGACGACGAAACCAGGCTCTGGATGGCCTCCGCGCTCGCCGACGTCGGGCACGAGGTACGCACGAGCCCGGGCAGTCGCGACGCGCTCCGGATGCTCTCGACGTGGAAGCCGGACCTCGCCCTCCTCGACGTCCTCATGCCCGAGATGGATGGGTTTGCCTTGAACCGCATGCTGCGGGGCCACGGCATTCCCACGGTCTTCGTCACCGTGGTCAAGCGCGAGGCCGAGGCCATCCTGCACGGCGTCTCGGGGTACGTGGAAAAACCGGTCACGGCCGGGGAGCTGCGGGCGATGGTGGCGCGTGTCCTCGGCGGGGACACGGGCGGGGCCATCTTGCTCGTCGAGGACGATGCGTTCCTGCGCCACGTGTATCGATCGGTGCTGGAGCCACGCTTTCAGGTGCTCGAAGCCGAGAACGGCCGCGAGGCGCTTTCCCTCCTCGGTTCGCACGCGGTCGCGCTCGTCATCACGGACATCCACATGCCGGTGATGAACGGGGTGGAGCTCGTCCGCGCGATCCGCAGCGACGCCCGCATCCGCGACGTGCCCGTGGTCGTGCAGAGCTGCGATACCTCCTCGGTCCGCTCGCCCATCTGGTCGGGGCTCCACGTCTCGAGCGTCATGCCCAAAGAGAATTTCATCGGGTGGTTGATCGGACAGATCGAGGAGCAACTTTCAGTCGTGGCCGCGAGGTCCGCTTGA
- a CDS encoding carotenoid oxygenase family protein, which yields MSTHEEADAHSPAQPFWLRGPFAPVTDEVTAHDLPVVGELPRDLAGTYVRNGPNPKDGASRHWWFGDGMVHGVHLENGKARWYRNRYVRTARYLGTNLDAATDGEDASATRAWRLRGGGTSNTHVIEHAGRLLSMVEAALPMQLDRELSTVGVFDFDGALDTPMTAHPKRCPATGELHFFSYQTVRPYLTYYIANAAGRVISKREIEVDSPSHMHDFALTEHYAVFFDSPARMTRDWGDGMPFTWSETHTARLGVVPRAGGVVRWFDIEPGHLSHTANAFERDGTLVLEGARCARFEASPPCLHRWEIDLKSGQTRERAIDERVVDFPRIDDRRVGRPHRFTYVVELCDFVAGAPRSARLRRYDAATGASAAQDLGPRRIPGECVFVPRGHDPSEDAGYLLSIVYDGERDGSELVVLDAETFGVAPVARVRLPQRVPFGFHGTWVSTP from the coding sequence ATGTCCACCCACGAAGAGGCCGATGCCCATTCTCCCGCCCAGCCGTTCTGGTTGCGCGGTCCCTTCGCGCCGGTCACCGACGAGGTGACCGCGCACGACTTGCCCGTGGTGGGCGAGCTCCCGCGTGACCTCGCCGGGACCTATGTGCGCAACGGACCCAATCCCAAGGACGGCGCCTCCCGGCATTGGTGGTTCGGCGACGGGATGGTGCACGGCGTCCACCTCGAAAACGGAAAAGCGCGCTGGTACCGAAACCGCTATGTACGGACCGCCAGGTATCTCGGGACGAACCTCGACGCCGCGACGGACGGCGAGGACGCGAGCGCGACCCGGGCGTGGCGGCTGCGCGGCGGCGGCACATCGAATACGCACGTCATCGAGCACGCGGGCCGGCTCCTTTCGATGGTCGAGGCGGCGCTGCCGATGCAGCTCGATCGGGAGCTGTCGACCGTCGGCGTCTTCGATTTCGACGGAGCCCTGGACACACCGATGACGGCGCACCCGAAGCGTTGTCCCGCGACGGGCGAGCTCCACTTTTTCAGCTACCAGACGGTGCGGCCTTACCTCACCTATTACATTGCCAATGCGGCTGGACGGGTGATCTCGAAGCGGGAAATCGAGGTCGACAGCCCCTCCCACATGCACGACTTCGCCCTCACGGAGCACTACGCGGTCTTCTTCGATTCGCCCGCCCGCATGACGCGCGACTGGGGCGACGGGATGCCCTTCACGTGGAGCGAGACCCACACGGCGCGCCTCGGCGTGGTGCCGCGCGCGGGAGGCGTGGTGCGCTGGTTCGACATCGAGCCCGGTCACCTCAGCCACACCGCCAATGCATTCGAGCGCGACGGAACGCTCGTCCTGGAGGGGGCCCGCTGCGCGCGCTTCGAGGCCAGCCCGCCGTGTCTCCATCGCTGGGAGATCGACCTCAAGTCCGGGCAAACCCGCGAACGGGCGATCGACGAGCGCGTGGTCGATTTCCCTCGCATCGACGACCGCCGCGTCGGGCGGCCGCATCGCTTCACGTACGTCGTCGAGCTATGCGATTTCGTGGCCGGCGCCCCGAGGAGCGCGCGCTTGCGCCGCTACGACGCGGCGACAGGCGCCTCGGCTGCGCAGGACCTCGGCCCGAGGCGCATTCCCGGCGAATGCGTCTTCGTCCCCAGGGGCCATGACCCTTCCGAGGATGCGGGTTATCTGCTCAGCATCGTCTACGACGGCGAGCGCGACGGCAGCGAGCTCGTCGTATTGGACGCCGAGACCTTCGGCGTGGCCCCGGTGGCCCGTGTCCGATTGCCCCAGCGCGTTCCGTTCGGCTTCCACGGGACGTGGGTAAGCACACCG
- a CDS encoding radical SAM protein, whose amino-acid sequence MDSFVAFIPLSNWLRGFDRYGMRYSKALIGESTFPDAFYMLKEDERWAPGLEKARRLVAKLGRPKDRVVALRARLPVGPAGMRPNDVTGTGIGWRWPASEIPLSGVAWVDEKDSLVPTRHEEITAEAFRLDDDGLVEWAKCRPRSVSVLPVAKACQARCAFCFSKASVSDLARQRSGTLDQYLAWAKLAKERGAERAVITGGGEPTLLEPEKLRALVRGLAGLFPTTLLITNGARLDLAQLEALREAGLTTLAVSRHGVTREDDARIMGIEVDSGALGRAPGLRTRAICVLQRGGVDDAAKVRAYLERSAAERFQEVCFKELYVSSLSENPWAPSRANQFCETNQVPLSLVLHTLATLGFEKRAELPWGSPVFEGEIKGHALRVAAYTEPSVGWERTHGIVRSWNVMADGTCLASLEDPSSTL is encoded by the coding sequence ATGGATTCCTTCGTCGCTTTCATCCCGCTCTCGAACTGGCTGCGGGGCTTCGACCGCTACGGGATGCGGTATTCGAAGGCGTTGATCGGTGAATCGACGTTTCCCGACGCATTCTACATGCTGAAGGAGGACGAGCGCTGGGCGCCGGGGCTCGAAAAGGCGCGGCGGCTCGTGGCGAAGCTCGGTCGGCCGAAGGATCGCGTGGTGGCGCTGCGGGCGCGGCTCCCGGTCGGGCCCGCGGGGATGCGCCCGAACGACGTGACCGGCACGGGCATTGGCTGGCGCTGGCCGGCAAGCGAGATCCCGCTCTCCGGCGTGGCGTGGGTCGACGAGAAGGATTCGCTCGTGCCCACGCGGCACGAGGAGATCACCGCGGAGGCCTTCCGCCTCGATGACGACGGGCTCGTCGAATGGGCGAAGTGCCGGCCGCGGAGCGTGTCGGTCCTGCCCGTCGCGAAGGCCTGCCAGGCGCGTTGTGCCTTCTGCTTCTCGAAGGCGAGCGTGTCCGATCTCGCGCGCCAGCGGAGCGGCACGCTCGACCAATACCTCGCCTGGGCGAAGCTCGCGAAGGAGCGGGGCGCCGAGCGCGCCGTCATCACCGGGGGCGGCGAGCCGACGCTGCTCGAACCCGAAAAGCTCCGCGCGCTCGTGCGTGGCCTCGCGGGGTTGTTCCCGACAACCCTGCTCATCACGAACGGCGCGCGCCTCGATCTCGCGCAACTCGAAGCCCTCCGAGAAGCCGGGCTCACCACGCTCGCGGTGAGCCGGCACGGCGTAACGCGAGAAGACGATGCGCGGATCATGGGGATCGAGGTCGACTCCGGAGCGCTCGGACGTGCGCCGGGGCTCCGCACGCGGGCGATTTGTGTGCTCCAGCGAGGGGGCGTCGACGACGCCGCGAAGGTGCGCGCCTACCTCGAACGCAGCGCCGCCGAGCGGTTTCAGGAGGTTTGTTTCAAGGAGCTTTACGTTTCGAGCCTCTCGGAAAACCCGTGGGCGCCGAGCCGCGCGAACCAGTTTTGCGAAACGAACCAGGTGCCGCTCTCGCTCGTGCTCCACACGCTCGCCACGCTCGGCTTCGAGAAGCGCGCGGAATTGCCCTGGGGGAGCCCCGTGTTCGAAGGGGAGATCAAAGGCCACGCGCTCCGCGTGGCCGCGTATACGGAGCCCTCGGTCGGCTGGGAGCGGACGCATGGGATTGTACGCTCGTGGAACGTGATGGCCGACGGAACCTGCCTCGCCTCGCTGGAAGATCCGAGCTCCACGTTATGA